The genomic interval CTGGTTCTGCTCCGGCGACCTCGGCATCCAGGACGGCCAAGGGCACACGATCTTCAAGGGCCGGCTCCGCGAGACGCTCCGCATCAGTCACTTCATGGTCGCGCCCGGTGAGATCGAGGCGTTCCTCATGTCGCACCCGGACGTACGGCAAGCGTTCGTCGTGGGCGTTCCCGATCCGAAGCTCAACGAGGCGCCCGTGGCCTATGTGATCGCGGGCGAGGGCGTGCGTCTCACCGAGGAGGCGCTCCGCGCGTTCTGTCGCGGCAAGATCGCCTCGTACAAGATCCCTCTCTGGATCCGGTTCGTCGAGGACGTACCGCGCACGCCGGGCCCGCACGGCGACAAGGTCCAGCGCGGCAAGCTGCGGGAGCAAGCGATTCGCGAGTTCGGAGGCGGCCCGGCATGAGCGCGTTCAGGACCCAGCTGTGCGATCTCCTCGGCATCGAGTACCCGATCGTCCAGTCCGGCATGGGTGGCGTCGCCGGGCCGGAGTTGGTGGCCGAGGTCTGCCGCGCAGGCGGTCTCGGCATTCTCGCCGGGCTCAACGTCCCGCCCGACGACCTACGGAAGATGATCCGCCACGTGCGCGAGCTGACCGACCGCCCCTTCGGGGTGAACCTCTGGCTACACAAGGCACTCCGGCCGCCGATCGATCCTGGCAGCGTGCCCGAGGAGACGCTGCGCGGCGCCCAGGCGATGCTCGGTCGTTTTCGCGAGCGGCTGGGCATTCCCCCGACGGCGGCGCGCCCAGGTCGGGCGCCCGACCTTGTAGGCGCCGCGATCGCGGTCATCCTCGACGAGCGGCCGCCGGTGTTCTCGGCGGCCCTCGGCTCGCTCGAGCGCGAGCTTGTCGAGCAATGCCATCGGCGCGGCATCAAGGTCATGGCCATGGTCGCGACCGTGGAGGACGCCCGCGCCGCGGCGGCGGACGGTGCCGACATGATCGTCGCTCAGGGCAGCGAGGCCGGCGGTCACCGCTCGCTGGACGGCAAGCCCGCGTCGCCCGAGGCGACGAGCGTGGGTATCATCGCCCTGCTCCCCCAGGTCGTCGACGCGGTGCCGGTGCCCGTCGTGGCGGCGGGCGGCATTGCCGACGGCCGGGGCTTGGTCGCGGCGCTCGCCCTCGGAGCGAGCGGCGTGCTGCTGGGCACGCGCTTCGTGGCGACGCGCGAGTCGATGGCGCCCGAGCTGTACAAGAAGCGCGTGCTCGAGAGCGAGAGCGGCGCGACCACCGTGACGGACGTCCTCACCGGCCTCTGGGCACGGGCGCTCGCCAACACGTTCACCCGAGACTACACGACGTCCGGGGCGCCGGTTCTGCCGCCGCTCGTCCAGCGGGCCGCCGCCAGCGACGTCTACGTCGCCGCGCTCAAGCAAGGCAACGCCGATTACTACCCGATGATGGCCGGCCAGAGCGTCGGTCTGATCCACGACCTTCCGGGCGCGCGCGAGGTGGTCGAGAGCGTCATCCGCGAGGCGCGCGCCGTCCTCGACGCGCTCCCCCGGAGGGTGCGCCTGACCTAGCGGCGCGTCGCGCGGGCGGCGCGCGATGCGCACGGTGCTCCCGCCGACCCGCCCGGCGTAGTGCCGGCAGAAGTACTTCATCTCCACCGGGTGACCACAGGCGTCGTGGACGAGCGCGCTCGAGCGGTGCACGTGGCGCGCGGCCCACGTCGCAAGCGCGCCCACGACAACG from Candidatus Methylomirabilota bacterium carries:
- a CDS encoding nitronate monooxygenase, with the translated sequence MSAFRTQLCDLLGIEYPIVQSGMGGVAGPELVAEVCRAGGLGILAGLNVPPDDLRKMIRHVRELTDRPFGVNLWLHKALRPPIDPGSVPEETLRGAQAMLGRFRERLGIPPTAARPGRAPDLVGAAIAVILDERPPVFSAALGSLERELVEQCHRRGIKVMAMVATVEDARAAAADGADMIVAQGSEAGGHRSLDGKPASPEATSVGIIALLPQVVDAVPVPVVAAGGIADGRGLVAALALGASGVLLGTRFVATRESMAPELYKKRVLESESGATTVTDVLTGLWARALANTFTRDYTTSGAPVLPPLVQRAAASDVYVAALKQGNADYYPMMAGQSVGLIHDLPGAREVVESVIREARAVLDALPRRVRLT